The following are encoded together in the Adhaeribacter arboris genome:
- a CDS encoding PD-(D/E)XK nuclease family protein — protein MNKIGKIEYKEIKRISPSQFYSIKSCAYKSILAEAFEKKPLLPVSPNAYLGTVLHKILELISIKEIKTDFELETRFDAEINSLEKRLLQEGNGFITPLQKSVKDYGIKKIQLKKHLSNLPRKIVESKAIAEKWFESKDGLIGGKIDLILEIGQDIEIIDFKTGAITQDTLNENGEISTEIKDEYLEQLKLYAYLFYECTSRFPTRLSLVDLAKQKISIEFSLEECKAAFDDAKKVLAETNKSISTGFYNANVNEKNCIYCLYRPACSFYLKNLSLNNVYNDVSGFIKNVVQYSNGNITVLLDNGCHSVTVTGFTNTNPEYFISKRNRLINIFNLRKGILSNVYSATKTTTIYE, from the coding sequence ATGAATAAAATTGGTAAAATCGAATATAAAGAAATCAAAAGGATTTCTCCAAGCCAGTTTTATTCTATAAAAAGTTGTGCATATAAATCTATTCTTGCTGAAGCATTCGAAAAAAAACCATTATTGCCAGTTTCTCCAAATGCATATTTAGGAACAGTATTGCATAAAATATTAGAACTAATTTCAATCAAAGAAATAAAAACAGATTTTGAACTTGAAACAAGATTTGATGCTGAAATTAATTCATTGGAAAAAAGATTGCTCCAAGAAGGGAATGGCTTCATTACCCCCCTTCAGAAAAGTGTTAAAGATTATGGTATAAAAAAGATTCAATTAAAAAAGCATTTAAGTAATTTACCTAGAAAAATAGTTGAATCGAAGGCCATAGCTGAGAAGTGGTTTGAATCAAAAGACGGCTTGATAGGTGGAAAAATTGATTTAATACTAGAGATTGGGCAAGATATAGAGATTATAGATTTTAAGACAGGGGCTATAACACAGGATACGCTAAACGAAAATGGTGAGATAAGTACAGAGATAAAAGATGAATATCTGGAACAACTGAAACTATACGCCTATCTTTTCTATGAGTGTACAAGCAGGTTCCCAACGCGATTAAGTTTAGTAGATTTAGCCAAACAAAAAATTTCGATAGAATTCTCATTAGAAGAATGTAAAGCAGCTTTTGATGATGCTAAAAAGGTTTTGGCAGAAACAAACAAAAGTATTAGTACTGGGTTTTATAATGCGAATGTAAATGAGAAGAATTGCATTTATTGTTTATATAGACCTGCCTGCTCATTTTATTTAAAAAACCTAAGTTTAAATAATGTTTATAATGATGTTAGTGGTTTTATTAAAAATGTAGTCCAATATTCAAATGGAAATATAACAGTTTTACTGGATAATGGATGTCATTCCGTTACAGTTACTGGATTTACAAATACTAATCCTGAATATTTTATTAGTAAGAGGAATCGACTTATTAATATTTTTAATTTAAGAAAAGGAATCCTTAGTAACGTTTATTCTGCGACTAAGACAACTACGATTTATGAGTGA
- a CDS encoding DEAD/DEAH box helicase, with protein MKDPIGAFETIKENFIRYVETAFGTKFESIEKERYALLNYDKVLYRKPWIEVLPDYISSNKHIEDLTLEDLGNALNRIEKNTFKALVQTGLFPSYAKLHSHQAEMLKESLKGNNCIITSGTGSGKTESFLLPLFAQLSKELSNWSAPGTKPESVDNWWKDTTQGGLTQAQIVNANDFSLANNVRQRHHETRPSGVRALILYPMNALVEDQMSRLRKALDSDDTRAWLNENAKGNAIFFGRYNGSSPVAGELRRIKTDGTSTINKSKVEQLTAQLKQMEKDAERVAQYIRQERRTADEAKELKSFFQRLDGSEMRCRFDMQLAPPDILITNYSMLSIMLMRAVDSGIFERTKSWLACSDLPEEQREAEKKNRIFHLIIDELHLYRGTQGTEVAYLLKLVLNRLGLHPHHDQLRILASSASLEAGDNEEGKKSKKFLEDFFGIDSDIKPFKIIEGKNNIVHSLSETERKLPTGPFIKIAEAYDTVKGNITHDNFIDICENSAKNLEGIYKIDRRSTGIERLLNAISNPALKLKERLYNACEISDNDKIAYKAVCSIKADGDDNNNPCFADTIFNSVISYEELQMALRGLLIVRAMLDEPRFKIIADIIPDQRKLPRYRFHYFFRNIEGMWASIKSDDVEVKFADKERTAGKLYSTTRINSENGYRVLELLYCDNCGTTLFGGSRLITRNASGISSFELLPISPNIEGIPEKTPAKLVERRSFQEYAVFWPCGNQQFTPHDKEHGIPANYWRQVTLNGYNQIDFEARWVPASLNNLSGDIEFGSSGHEKSDEIPNDWIKGYYFTIINSSGRDIALPDANGEISADETHKALPNVCPCCGVNHQNRRQDRPKRKFTSIRGFRTGFAKTTQMFAKELMYQLPNSEAERKLVVFSDSREDAAQIANGIERNHFTDLLREILVDELHKKVLTKHNILKAYEADELDKIEGFKVRSSSEVEEVEGLISLSALPGSLPLIVEQRNNAKKQVEKIRQKIFSVRELVDITNSVNLAPLIRHFIELGINPGGNDIAIQSRLLNSKFAPWYELIDFTSFKWQAGADQAFIYNLKEGTFSNLASMFFGSLFYSFESSALGFVTINPDLQSISQEANTLAMRQQDLLQIINSTIRILGDKFKHDKVEDSDPFNLIDYTRFPSQVRRYIRAVANRLSKSETELGNSIFSILSSSGLLDGANGIIIEELFIKVATRTDNVWTSLRGNRPHLHFSGGICTYSLTPLNTQPDKVCSDVWKKNYLSYNAIEEQRSPIRLHCEELTGQTDDQFERQRHFRNIILPDEGYKQVKTIDLLSVTTTLEVGVDIGALQAVMLGNMPPQRFNYQQRVGRAGRRGQAYSVVLTFCRGRSHDEFYFSNPHKITGDAPPTPFLTMGQERIFKRLLSKEILRRIYLTIQPNVNNNEGKSSVHGEFGTVDNWIDYKTQIINWIRSSSKQVEEVVDALLTQELKPNRDKFINWVCDITSNDGLIEKIQTVVYNEEISTNDISEKLAEGGVLPMFGMPTTVKNLYHGINQHLETLTIDRAQSMAIYEFAPGSQKTKDKAIHQVIGFTTEIKNKLNQFGNHNWDGNPFSINKWMSRCRSCGAFKTYNSNNEVNDALLACQNCGEQGDSYQRPVILKAPKAYRTNLSQGSDMRDDSEIILSRPPIFAETNREDSKIDFTKTGNAIISISDRDITWRVNTNSDRFFSGRLYEIRNGFPFGLSQGYKFVNQWIVDEFANNYSDNNGYAMNLQMVLNSVVSETICIGNHKNTEILRIVPASVPLELDLNMFSMDSEPHFVKAQANGVRSGYYSAAFLLQRILADKLDVDPAEIEIADISMKSLDDETGRKVAEIILTDELPNGSGFVRYLYNNFQEVLNEAMLPANPNSYLGKIHLHKHQENCKDACYECLKVYRNMNYHSLLDWRLGFSLLRTFNDAQYVCGTDNNFNNYIELNGWPEFATKLRDNFFESFSFRKKLKGEINGLPLIKFGKNHENVILIIHPYWDLKNMRVANWLTEIVYELREYTNNLDGNLNFIDSFNLHRRPGWCYEKLGSRL; from the coding sequence ATGAAAGATCCAATAGGTGCCTTTGAAACTATAAAAGAAAATTTTATCAGGTATGTTGAAACGGCGTTCGGAACCAAATTTGAAAGTATCGAAAAAGAACGATATGCTTTATTAAACTATGATAAAGTCTTATACCGTAAGCCTTGGATTGAAGTGCTTCCTGATTATATATCAAGTAATAAACACATTGAAGATTTAACACTTGAGGATTTAGGTAATGCCTTAAATCGAATAGAAAAAAATACATTTAAAGCCCTTGTACAAACAGGGCTATTTCCTTCGTATGCAAAGTTACACTCTCATCAGGCAGAAATGCTGAAAGAAAGTTTGAAGGGTAATAATTGTATTATTACCTCAGGAACTGGTTCCGGAAAAACGGAATCTTTTCTTCTTCCATTATTTGCGCAACTTTCAAAAGAGCTTTCAAATTGGAGCGCTCCTGGCACAAAGCCTGAATCTGTAGATAATTGGTGGAAAGATACAACTCAAGGAGGCTTAACTCAGGCACAAATTGTTAACGCTAACGACTTTAGTCTAGCAAATAATGTTAGGCAAAGGCATCACGAAACCAGACCGTCTGGTGTTAGAGCTTTAATTCTCTATCCAATGAATGCTTTAGTTGAAGATCAAATGAGCCGATTAAGAAAAGCATTAGATTCCGATGATACAAGAGCTTGGCTAAATGAAAATGCTAAAGGTAATGCAATCTTTTTTGGCAGGTATAATGGAAGCTCACCAGTAGCAGGTGAACTGAGGAGAATTAAAACTGATGGAACATCAACCATAAATAAAAGCAAAGTTGAGCAATTAACCGCACAGTTGAAACAGATGGAAAAAGATGCTGAACGAGTTGCACAATATATTCGACAAGAAAGACGTACCGCAGATGAAGCGAAGGAGCTAAAATCATTTTTTCAACGGCTCGATGGTTCAGAAATGCGATGTCGCTTTGATATGCAATTAGCTCCACCTGATATTTTAATTACAAATTACTCTATGTTGAGTATCATGCTCATGAGGGCAGTTGATTCAGGGATCTTTGAACGAACAAAAAGTTGGTTGGCTTGTAGCGATTTGCCAGAAGAACAAAGGGAAGCAGAAAAGAAAAATAGAATATTCCATTTAATAATTGATGAATTACACTTATACAGAGGCACTCAAGGAACGGAAGTAGCTTATTTATTAAAGTTAGTTTTAAACCGTTTAGGGTTACATCCACATCACGATCAGCTTCGAATACTAGCATCAAGTGCTTCGTTAGAAGCAGGCGACAATGAAGAAGGTAAAAAAAGTAAAAAATTTCTTGAAGATTTTTTTGGAATTGATAGCGATATAAAGCCATTCAAAATTATAGAAGGCAAAAATAATATTGTTCATTCTCTTAGTGAGACTGAGAGAAAGCTTCCAACAGGACCATTTATAAAAATTGCTGAAGCGTATGATACTGTAAAAGGTAATATTACCCATGATAATTTTATAGACATTTGCGAAAATTCTGCAAAAAATCTTGAAGGAATATATAAAATAGATAGGCGCTCAACTGGGATCGAAAGGCTTTTAAATGCAATTTCAAATCCTGCACTAAAGCTAAAGGAAAGATTATATAATGCCTGTGAAATAAGTGATAACGATAAAATAGCTTACAAGGCAGTTTGCTCAATAAAAGCAGACGGAGATGATAATAATAATCCCTGTTTTGCCGATACAATTTTCAATAGCGTAATTTCTTATGAAGAGTTGCAGATGGCTTTAAGGGGACTGTTAATAGTAAGAGCGATGCTTGATGAGCCTAGGTTTAAAATCATTGCTGATATAATCCCAGATCAAAGAAAGTTGCCCCGATATAGATTCCATTATTTTTTTAGAAACATAGAAGGTATGTGGGCTTCTATAAAATCAGATGATGTTGAAGTTAAATTTGCAGATAAAGAAAGAACAGCCGGCAAGCTTTATTCAACGACAAGAATTAACTCAGAGAATGGATACCGGGTTTTAGAATTACTGTATTGTGATAATTGTGGAACTACTTTGTTTGGTGGTAGTCGGTTAATAACAAGAAATGCTTCAGGAATTAGTTCATTTGAATTACTTCCTATAAGTCCTAATATTGAAGGTATCCCAGAAAAAACACCTGCCAAACTTGTAGAAAGACGTAGTTTTCAAGAATATGCTGTGTTTTGGCCTTGTGGAAACCAACAATTCACACCACATGATAAAGAACATGGAATCCCTGCAAACTACTGGAGACAGGTTACATTAAACGGCTATAATCAGATAGATTTTGAAGCGAGATGGGTTCCTGCATCACTTAATAACCTTTCTGGAGATATAGAATTTGGCTCCTCAGGACATGAAAAATCAGATGAAATCCCGAATGATTGGATAAAAGGCTACTATTTTACGATTATAAATAGTTCAGGAAGAGATATTGCTCTGCCAGACGCGAATGGTGAAATAAGTGCTGATGAAACCCATAAAGCACTTCCTAATGTTTGTCCATGCTGTGGAGTAAACCATCAGAATAGAAGGCAAGACAGACCTAAAAGAAAATTTACATCAATAAGAGGTTTCCGAACAGGTTTTGCTAAGACTACACAGATGTTTGCGAAGGAGTTAATGTACCAATTGCCAAATAGTGAGGCTGAAAGAAAGTTAGTTGTATTCTCTGACAGCCGAGAGGATGCTGCTCAAATAGCAAATGGAATCGAAAGAAACCATTTCACCGATTTACTTAGGGAGATTTTAGTTGATGAACTGCATAAAAAAGTATTAACAAAACATAATATTTTAAAAGCTTATGAAGCCGATGAACTTGATAAGATTGAGGGCTTTAAAGTTAGAAGCAGTTCGGAAGTTGAAGAAGTTGAAGGGCTAATTTCATTATCAGCTTTACCTGGAAGCCTTCCCTTAATAGTAGAACAAAGGAATAATGCAAAAAAACAGGTTGAAAAAATTCGTCAAAAGATTTTCAGCGTGAGAGAACTTGTAGATATAACTAATTCAGTAAATCTTGCACCATTGATTCGTCATTTTATTGAACTGGGAATTAATCCAGGAGGTAATGATATTGCTATCCAATCTCGGTTATTAAATTCTAAATTTGCTCCTTGGTATGAATTAATAGATTTTACAAGTTTTAAGTGGCAAGCTGGAGCAGACCAAGCTTTTATATATAACTTGAAAGAAGGTACCTTCAGTAATCTTGCGTCAATGTTTTTTGGTTCACTGTTTTATTCTTTTGAATCTTCTGCACTTGGATTTGTAACTATAAATCCAGATTTACAAAGTATATCTCAAGAAGCAAATACTTTAGCAATGAGGCAACAGGACCTTCTGCAGATAATAAATTCAACAATAAGAATTTTGGGAGATAAGTTTAAACATGATAAAGTTGAGGATTCAGATCCCTTCAATTTAATTGATTACACAAGGTTTCCAAGCCAAGTTAGAAGATATATTAGAGCAGTTGCAAATAGATTATCTAAGTCTGAAACTGAGTTAGGGAATTCCATTTTTAGTATTCTTTCGTCAAGCGGCCTTCTTGATGGGGCAAATGGAATCATTATTGAAGAGTTGTTTATTAAGGTTGCCACCAGAACAGATAATGTTTGGACTAGCTTGAGAGGCAACAGACCTCACCTGCATTTTAGTGGGGGCATTTGTACCTACTCACTTACGCCACTTAACACTCAACCAGATAAAGTTTGTAGCGATGTATGGAAGAAGAATTATTTATCATACAATGCTATAGAAGAACAAAGATCTCCAATTCGCTTGCATTGTGAAGAACTTACTGGTCAAACTGACGATCAATTTGAGAGACAAAGACATTTCAGAAATATTATTTTGCCGGATGAAGGTTATAAACAAGTAAAAACAATTGACTTATTAAGTGTAACAACAACATTGGAAGTTGGTGTTGATATAGGGGCATTACAGGCAGTAATGTTAGGGAATATGCCCCCACAAAGATTTAACTACCAACAAAGAGTTGGGCGGGCAGGTCGTAGGGGTCAAGCATATTCTGTTGTCTTAACTTTTTGCAGAGGTAGAAGCCATGATGAGTTTTACTTTTCAAATCCTCATAAAATTACAGGAGATGCTCCACCCACTCCTTTTCTTACAATGGGGCAGGAAAGGATTTTTAAACGATTACTTTCTAAAGAAATATTGCGAAGAATATACTTAACAATACAACCTAATGTGAATAATAATGAAGGTAAATCCAGCGTACATGGAGAATTTGGCACAGTAGATAATTGGATTGATTATAAAACTCAAATTATTAATTGGATTAGAAGCAGTTCAAAACAGGTTGAGGAAGTTGTAGATGCTTTACTTACACAGGAATTAAAACCAAATCGTGATAAGTTTATAAATTGGGTTTGTGATATAACAAGCAATGATGGCTTAATAGAAAAAATTCAAACCGTAGTTTATAATGAAGAGATTTCTACTAATGATATTTCAGAAAAACTAGCGGAAGGTGGCGTCCTTCCAATGTTTGGCATGCCTACGACTGTAAAAAACTTATATCACGGTATCAACCAACATTTAGAAACTCTAACGATTGATCGAGCCCAATCAATGGCGATATATGAATTTGCACCTGGATCTCAGAAGACAAAGGATAAGGCAATTCATCAAGTAATTGGTTTTACAACAGAGATTAAAAATAAGCTAAATCAATTTGGTAATCATAACTGGGATGGAAATCCTTTTTCGATAAACAAATGGATGTCAAGATGCCGAAGTTGCGGAGCTTTTAAAACCTATAATAGTAACAATGAGGTAAATGATGCGCTTTTGGCCTGTCAGAATTGCGGCGAACAAGGTGATAGCTACCAAAGGCCTGTTATTCTTAAAGCTCCAAAAGCATATAGAACAAATTTATCGCAGGGCAGTGATATGAGAGATGATAGTGAAATAATACTTTCCCGACCACCAATCTTTGCAGAAACAAACCGGGAAGACAGCAAGATTGATTTTACTAAAACTGGGAATGCAATTATATCAATAAGTGATAGAGATATAACATGGCGAGTTAATACTAATTCTGACCGTTTTTTTTCAGGGCGTTTATATGAAATAAGAAATGGATTTCCATTTGGGCTAAGTCAAGGATACAAATTTGTAAATCAATGGATAGTAGATGAATTTGCTAATAATTATTCTGATAATAATGGTTATGCTATGAATTTGCAAATGGTACTTAACAGTGTTGTAAGTGAAACAATTTGTATTGGAAATCATAAGAATACTGAAATATTAAGAATTGTTCCAGCATCTGTTCCATTAGAATTAGATTTAAATATGTTCTCAATGGACAGTGAGCCTCATTTCGTAAAGGCACAAGCAAATGGAGTTCGTTCTGGTTATTACTCGGCAGCATTCTTATTGCAAAGAATTTTAGCTGATAAACTTGACGTTGATCCTGCTGAAATAGAAATTGCTGATATCTCTATGAAATCTCTTGATGATGAAACAGGACGAAAAGTAGCAGAAATTATCTTGACAGATGAGTTGCCTAATGGCTCTGGCTTTGTAAGATATTTATATAATAACTTCCAAGAAGTATTAAATGAAGCAATGTTACCAGCTAATCCTAACTCGTATTTAGGAAAAATACATCTACATAAGCACCAAGAAAATTGTAAAGATGCCTGTTATGAGTGTTTAAAAGTTTACCGCAATATGAATTATCACAGCTTGCTTGATTGGCGATTAGGTTTTTCCTTGCTGAGAACTTTCAATGATGCACAGTATGTTTGCGGTACAGATAACAATTTTAATAATTATATAGAACTCAATGGTTGGCCTGAATTTGCAACCAAATTAAGGGATAATTTCTTTGAAAGTTTTTCATTTCGAAAAAAATTAAAAGGTGAAATTAATGGACTTCCCCTCATAAAATTTGGGAAAAATCATGAGAATGTAATTTTAATTATTCATCCTTATTGGGATTTGAAAAATATGAGAGTAGCTAATTGGTTAACTGAAATTGTTTATGAGTTAAGAGAGTATACAAATAATCTAGATGGTAATTTAAACTTTATTGATTCATTTAATTTGCATCGCAGGCCAGGATGGTGTTACGAAAAACTAGGAAGTAGATTATGA
- the mutS gene encoding DNA mismatch repair protein MutS translates to MKQYYAIKAKHPGALLLFRVGDFYETFGEDAIKASKILDIVLTKRGNGTASEVALAGFPHHSLDTYLPKLVRAGERVAICDQLEDPKSVKGIVKRGVTELVTPGVSFNDQVLERKSNNYLAAVHLTKNETGIAFLDISTGEFITAQGDRPYIGKLLQSFAPAEVLFCKKVKEEFYLSFGPDFCQYALDEWVFGYDFAYESLLRHFGTTSLKGFGIENLREGIIAAGCILHYLSETQHHDISHIRTISRLEEDKYVWLDKFTIRNLELIFPQHTEGVPLIQILDKTVTPMGARLLKKWVVLPLKEVSQIQRRLDTVEALIGNNDLLQDVTHYLKQINDLERLISKVAVKRINPREMLQLSKALEATVPIKELLGFSNIPALKKLADQLAFCDEIREEIKYKVKPDAPMLTNLGNIIQPGIHAELDDLRAIAFSGKDYLLQLQQREVKNTGITSLKIAYNKVFGYYLEVTHAHKDKVPKEWIRKQTLVNAERYITEELKTYEEKILHAEERIYTIEQQLFNELVLSTTEYVGQIQQNARVLGVIDCLASFACAAVSYKYVKPQVSNLNALHIKKGRHPVIERQLPPGESYIPNDIFLDTDEQQIVIITGPNMAGKSALLRQTALIVLMAQIGSFVPAEAAEVGIIDKIFTRVGASDNLSRGESTFMVEMTETASILNNLSERSLVLMDEIGRGTSTYDGISIAWAIVEHLHNHPRARAKTLFATHYHELNQLAEELPRVHNFNVSVKETGGKILFMRQLKPGGSEHSFGIHVAQMAGMPNTVVLRASDIMHHLEEDKIRQQPDKNHLKTIPKQQYQLNMFELNDPAMKRLREIFEKLDINTITPVEALLKLNELKLLVDAQKAPGKK, encoded by the coding sequence ATGAAACAGTACTACGCCATTAAAGCGAAGCATCCCGGAGCGCTATTGCTTTTCCGGGTGGGTGATTTTTACGAGACCTTTGGAGAAGATGCTATTAAGGCGAGCAAAATTCTGGATATTGTGCTCACGAAACGGGGCAATGGCACGGCTTCGGAAGTAGCTCTGGCTGGTTTTCCGCATCATTCTCTGGATACGTATTTACCTAAACTGGTTCGGGCCGGTGAACGCGTAGCTATCTGCGACCAGCTCGAAGATCCCAAATCGGTAAAAGGCATTGTAAAGCGCGGCGTAACCGAATTGGTAACGCCCGGTGTATCGTTTAACGACCAGGTACTCGAGAGAAAAAGCAATAATTACCTGGCGGCGGTCCACCTCACCAAAAACGAAACCGGCATTGCTTTCCTGGATATTTCTACCGGCGAATTTATTACCGCCCAAGGCGATCGGCCTTATATCGGAAAGTTACTGCAAAGTTTCGCGCCCGCCGAAGTATTGTTCTGCAAAAAAGTAAAGGAAGAATTTTACTTGTCCTTTGGTCCGGATTTTTGCCAGTACGCGCTCGACGAATGGGTGTTTGGCTACGATTTCGCGTACGAGAGCTTGCTCCGCCATTTTGGTACTACCTCTTTAAAAGGATTTGGCATTGAAAATTTGCGGGAAGGTATTATTGCCGCCGGTTGTATTCTCCATTATTTATCGGAAACCCAGCACCACGATATTAGCCATATCCGCACTATTTCGCGGCTCGAAGAAGATAAGTACGTGTGGCTGGATAAGTTTACCATTCGCAACCTGGAGCTCATTTTTCCGCAGCACACCGAAGGCGTACCGCTGATTCAGATTCTGGATAAAACAGTTACGCCTATGGGAGCCCGATTACTTAAAAAATGGGTAGTGCTGCCGCTCAAGGAAGTATCGCAAATTCAAAGACGTTTGGATACCGTTGAAGCTTTAATTGGTAATAATGATCTTTTGCAGGATGTTACGCATTATCTCAAACAAATTAATGACCTGGAGCGGCTTATCTCGAAAGTAGCGGTAAAACGCATTAATCCCCGCGAAATGCTGCAACTGAGCAAAGCCCTGGAAGCCACGGTGCCGATTAAAGAATTACTAGGCTTTAGTAACATCCCGGCTTTAAAAAAGCTGGCCGACCAGCTGGCGTTCTGCGACGAGATACGCGAAGAAATTAAATATAAAGTAAAGCCGGATGCGCCCATGCTCACGAATCTGGGCAATATTATTCAACCGGGTATACATGCCGAACTGGACGATTTGCGGGCCATTGCTTTTTCCGGTAAAGATTATTTACTGCAATTGCAACAGCGCGAAGTAAAAAATACCGGTATTACCTCACTGAAAATAGCATACAATAAAGTTTTTGGCTATTACCTGGAAGTAACGCACGCCCACAAAGACAAAGTGCCGAAAGAATGGATAAGAAAGCAGACTTTGGTAAACGCCGAGCGCTACATTACCGAAGAACTGAAAACCTACGAAGAAAAAATTCTGCACGCCGAAGAACGGATTTACACCATTGAGCAGCAGTTGTTTAATGAATTAGTTTTAAGCACTACTGAATACGTGGGTCAGATTCAGCAGAATGCCCGGGTGTTAGGTGTGATAGATTGTCTGGCATCTTTTGCCTGCGCCGCCGTAAGTTATAAATACGTAAAACCGCAGGTAAGTAACTTAAACGCTTTACATATTAAAAAGGGGCGTCATCCGGTAATTGAACGGCAATTACCCCCCGGCGAAAGCTATATTCCTAACGATATTTTCCTGGATACCGACGAGCAGCAGATTGTCATTATTACCGGCCCGAACATGGCGGGTAAAAGTGCTTTGCTGCGCCAAACGGCTTTAATTGTGCTCATGGCACAAATTGGGTCTTTTGTACCCGCCGAAGCGGCAGAAGTAGGCATTATTGATAAAATATTTACCCGCGTAGGCGCTTCGGATAATTTAAGCCGGGGCGAGAGTACGTTTATGGTAGAAATGACGGAAACGGCCAGTATTTTAAATAATCTCTCGGAGCGCAGTTTGGTTTTAATGGACGAAATTGGCCGCGGCACCAGCACCTACGACGGTATTTCCATCGCCTGGGCCATTGTGGAACATTTACATAATCACCCCAGAGCCCGCGCGAAAACTTTGTTTGCTACCCATTACCACGAACTAAACCAACTGGCCGAGGAACTGCCGCGAGTACACAATTTTAACGTGAGCGTGAAAGAGACTGGGGGTAAAATTTTGTTTATGCGCCAACTCAAACCGGGCGGGAGCGAACACAGCTTCGGGATTCACGTGGCGCAAATGGCCGGTATGCCCAACACGGTGGTTTTACGCGCCAGCGATATTATGCACCACCTCGAGGAAGATAAAATCCGCCAGCAACCAGATAAAAACCACCTGAAAACCATACCCAAGCAGCAGTACCAGTTGAATATGTTCGAGCTCAACGATCCGGCTATGAAGCGTCTGCGCGAGATTTTTGAAAAACTGGATATTAATACGATTACGCCCGTAGAAGCCTTGCTTAAATTAAATGAGTTGAAGTTGTTGGTAGACGCGCAGAAAGCACCCGGTAAAAAGTAG
- a CDS encoding RNA methyltransferase, which yields MRKLKMEELNRVSVEEFKEQEKLPIVLVLDNVRSLHNVGSAFRTADAFAVSKIFLGGITGTPPHKEINKTALGATESVDWEHTTQTAELVQQLKAEGYQIVAIEQADRSVSLADFTPVLNQKYALVFGNEVFGVADEVMELADTVIEIPQFGTKHSLNISVAVGVVVWDFLSKLNK from the coding sequence ATGCGCAAATTAAAAATGGAAGAACTCAACCGGGTCTCGGTAGAAGAGTTCAAAGAACAGGAAAAATTACCGATTGTATTGGTTCTGGACAATGTGCGCTCGCTGCACAACGTTGGCTCGGCTTTCCGGACGGCCGATGCTTTTGCCGTTAGTAAAATTTTTCTCGGGGGCATTACCGGAACCCCGCCGCACAAAGAAATAAACAAAACGGCTCTGGGCGCCACCGAATCCGTGGATTGGGAACATACTACGCAAACCGCCGAATTAGTTCAACAACTCAAAGCCGAAGGGTACCAAATAGTTGCTATTGAACAAGCAGACCGCAGCGTTTCGTTAGCTGATTTTACGCCTGTACTTAACCAAAAATACGCCCTAGTATTTGGCAACGAAGTATTTGGCGTAGCAGACGAAGTAATGGAACTAGCGGATACCGTTATTGAAATTCCGCAGTTTGGCACCAAACACTCCCTTAACATTTCGGTAGCGGTAGGGGTAGTTGTCTGGGATTTCCTGAGTAAGCTAAACAAATAA
- a CDS encoding TerC family protein, translating into MDHGLWTVDYRLNNMNDFFELFARPDTWLSLLTLTFMEVVLGIDNIVFISIVAGKLPPESQGRARTIGLMLALVFRIMLLLTISWIVGLKEPLFTINFPFGFDDFGVTGRDIILFAGGLFLLAKSTTEIHSKLEGEEEHGPQRAYHSLQKVIIQIVLVDIVFSFDSILTAVGLVDHVSIMIIAVIISMGIMLAFSKIIGDFVNNHPTVKMLALSFLIMIGVMLIVEAFHGHIPKGYVYFAMAFSLGVEMLNMRLRKVTTPPVKLRDSDYD; encoded by the coding sequence ATGGACCATGGTCTGTGGACTGTGGACTATCGACTAAATAACATGAACGACTTTTTTGAGCTTTTTGCCCGGCCGGATACCTGGTTAAGTTTACTAACCTTAACCTTTATGGAGGTAGTACTGGGGATTGATAATATTGTGTTTATTTCGATTGTGGCGGGTAAGTTACCGCCGGAAAGTCAAGGGCGGGCTCGTACCATTGGGTTAATGCTGGCCCTGGTATTCCGCATTATGCTGCTACTCACTATTTCCTGGATTGTGGGGTTAAAAGAACCACTTTTTACTATAAATTTCCCCTTTGGGTTCGATGATTTTGGCGTAACCGGCCGCGATATTATTTTATTTGCCGGAGGCTTGTTTTTACTGGCTAAAAGTACTACCGAAATTCACAGTAAGTTAGAAGGCGAGGAGGAACATGGTCCGCAGAGAGCCTACCACAGCCTGCAAAAAGTTATTATTCAGATAGTGCTCGTAGATATTGTATTCTCTTTCGATTCCATTTTAACTGCCGTTGGTTTGGTCGATCACGTGAGCATTATGATAATAGCCGTAATAATTTCGATGGGAATTATGCTGGCTTTCTCTAAAATAATCGGCGATTTTGTGAACAATCACCCAACGGTAAAAATGCTGGCCTTATCTTTCCTGATTATGATTGGTGTCATGCTGATTGTGGAAGCGTTTCACGGCCACATCCCGAAAGGTTACGTTTACTTTGCCATGGCGTTTTCGCTGGGCGTAGAAATGCTGAATATGCGCCTGCGTAAAGTTACCACGCCGCCCGTTAAACTGCGCGATTCGGATTATGATTAA